Within Paroedura picta isolate Pp20150507F chromosome 13, Ppicta_v3.0, whole genome shotgun sequence, the genomic segment ATCAAGCATTTAGTAAGCAAACGTGTGGTTTTACACCAATTACGGCTgaaatgataatttaaaaaatcaaaatattattcAGGGTGACATGGTGACTGAAAGCAAagctgtctccccctccctcttcttctctgcTTTCTCCCACAGTAGCGGTaaggcatatttttaaaagttccccACCTCCCACTCAGTTCACTAGTGAATCTGCATGCATCTCTCCATCCCGATCCTGCTTTGATTCTTCAGTCCTGAGGAACTGCATTTCCAGTGAGCTGATCTGCCTCTCATCTTTTCCCTTGTTTATTCTTTTAATGACATGCTGCCAGAGGAACATTGTTTCTGACCAACTGAATGTCAACCTGAGCAGACAGAATGTCTCAGGCACCTTTGCTGGCAGTGAATGCAATGCTGCATCCTTTTGCAAATGCTACTGAGCACCTGATTTCTATTGCCAACAATGAACCTGTAGCAGAGGAAAGGTGGTCTGAAGATGCCCCTCTTGGGTCGGAAATACTCTGCGCAATTTATGCGACATATGCCACCATCATTTCAGTGGGTCTTCTCGGAAATGTCATCCTCATTAAAGTCTTTTTCAAGATCAAGTCAATGCAGACGGTTCCCAATATTTTCATCACGAGCCTGGCTTTTGGggatttgttgctgctgctgactTGTGTTCCTGTAGATGCTGCTTGCTACATTGTGGATACCTGGCTGTTTGGAAGGATCGGCTGCAAGCTACTGTCCTTTATCCAGAGAACTTCTGTAGGAGTGTCCGTGTTCACTTTGACGGTACTCAGCGCAGACAGGTAAGTTTCAAGAAATTTACTTGACTGGGAACTATTTGTGTATAATATGTGATGAAGAACCACCATATCTCAGACTGGCCAATTCAGCCCAGGCACCTTGACAATGGTCAAACTAGGTTGTTCTAATCAAAGTGCTGTTGATTCCTGACCTCCACCTATTTAAGATGATGGATGCCTCTGAAATGAATAAAAACTGCTGTCAATGAGATTTTGATCCTTCTTTTCACCCAAGATTTAAACACGCTGTTTAGAATACTGTACTTTGAGGTTGAAAACTGATCTATGATCACTAACAGTTACCTTTTtacaattcctttttttttttaagttctcccTCATTTTTCAGTAGGAAAAGTGAAAGAAGAGCCAGGGCGGTATAGTGGTTAACATGGGATTAAATTGGAAGTTcagagttcaaatcctcactttgtcctgaagaccaggggtagtcaacctgtggtcctccagatgtccatggactacaattcccatgagcccctgccagcatttgctggcaggggctcatgagaattgtagtccatggacatctggaggaccacaggttgactacccctgctgaagaccactgggtgatcttgggtaaCTCTCACCCCATCTAACATATTTCCAGGACCGTTAAGATCAAAAATGATACATATGTGAAGCAAATTGCAAATGTTAAAGGGCAACTGTATCtgtgaaacacccccccccccgggcagttatacaaacaaaaatgtaattccttaaaggagaagggaaggggagggggagctataTATTGGTGCTACCTAGTGGTGCATTTAGGCAATTCATGGAGATCAAAAATAGAACTGTGACCAACTGAAAGCTTGGAAACGTATTTTCAGTTTTCAACAAGGCTATTACTTCATAAGCTTTCATAAGCTTTTTTCTTCATGGCTAAAATCGACTGCTACTTAAGAGACTATGGTTGTTTCTACACAGGGGTGATTCCCCACTGTTTTACAAAAAGCTGCCAAAAGTCTGCTGTTGGTGATGGTGGGATTGCGGTAAGTGAGGGGAAATGACACTGGAATGGTCAGTCAGAAATCTGCACCTTTCTATTGTTTGATTCAGATATAGGTGTACACTTAAGAAATACTAGGCATCTAGTTAGCTTTCCCATACCAGATCATTTAACTTCTAGTCAGAGGTACACCTCAGTAACATTATATATAGTCTTGTTCTCAGTATAGCACACAAGTGCTATTTGAGAGTCTCTGCTTAGATTTTAAGCTTTTTATTAAAGCATAACTATTGCATTCTTAATATAAACTAAGTCAGCAAAGTGTTATACCATCCACCCATTCTTGTTATGTTGATAATTAAAGGAGAGCAATTACATGAGTCCATAAGACTTACCCCAAAGGTAAGGAGGGGTCCTGGGCAAGGAACACCTTCTGAGAAGAAGCTCTCGATCAATTCAGCCTCCCATGTTTTGGGATTTAAGAATCAACTAAAAATAGCTAACAGTCCCATTTGGTATATTCTTAATAAACTCATTATCTTATGACTTCAAACACCACAGAACGTTATCTACGAAAATAACCTGTTAGAGTATATAccatattttaattcattttcgCTGCTTTTTGTCTtagcaaaatgtattttaaaataatgattacaTATTTCTTATACATATGAGTATTTTTTGGTACTTTGCTTCTTTGGAGTTAGACATTCTTGCAATTCTTAGACGTTTCTGCCCTCAGGCCTAAACAAATTGTACCAAATTGATAATTACTTAGATGCCTTCTAATatatacaaagagcctcttgtggcgcagagtggtaaggcagccgtctgaaagctttgcccataagactgggagttcaatcccagcagccggctcaaggttgactcagccttccatccttccgaggtcggtaaaatgagtacccagcttgctggggggtaaacggtaatgactggggaaggcactggcaaaccaccccgtattgagtcttgccatgaaaacgctagagggcgtcaccccaagggtcagacatgactcggtgcttgcacaggggatacctttaccttttaatatataCCAGGCCATTTAATTGTTGCCACTCTGTCTTGCTCTTACTAATGTTCAAGACTATTTTTCTGGGTCTCTAGACTCTTCTTTGCAGAATCCCGGACAGGCCAGGTTTGTCCTGACGATCTGTGCCTCATCTTCTATGGTCAAGTCTAGCAACTGTTATTTCTGGCCAAATTGACATAGCTTAAATACATCCCCAAATCAATTTGAGTACTATCTTTCCGAAAAGACTATACAAAAGCAAGTTTTGGAAATAtgagagagaagcagaggaaaACCTGGATGGCAGGTAACTGTATGACAATGTTGCTTgatagctcccctccccccacaaaataaTTACCGTGGAGGAGACATGGAGCAAAACTTCTATGTGGAAGCTACCTGGGTCAcatcattaattttttaaatcatttttcctCAAAGGAACCCCCTCCTTGCTGTTTTAGCATGGCAACAGCCTTGTGAAGCAGGTTAAATGAAAGAAGctcactggctcaaggtcaactagtgagcttcatggctaaaTGGCCAAATAAACCCACTTCTCTATGGTCATCATATGACACTTGTACATAAGCTCTTACCTCATCAACAAACGTGTTTAAATTTATTCCCAGATCAATTTCAcctacaaaaaaaaagggaattaaTTACAGAATTTTACAAAGTAGAGGCTACTAGTCTACCTATCTGCCCAGCATCTACATTTCCTTTAAccagagatggcagggactgtaACTCAGCCTTCCTGAAAGGAAAGCAAATGCTTTGTCACTGAATCACAGCCTAGACTGGAGCAAAGGTACAgctgatacttaaaaaaaaaagcctcttcCCTGATATTCCAATTATTCTAATGTTGTGACATTAATTGTGGCTATAGGTACAAGGCCATTGTTAAACCCTTGGAACTCCAGAGGGCTGACGCAGTTCTGAAGACCTGCTTCAAAGCTGCCTGTGTCTGGATCACCTCGATGTTGTTAGCTGTCCCAGAAGCTGTATCCTCGGATCTATATTCCTTCCATGTCCCAgagaaaaatggctcctttgaaaccTGCGCACCTTACCCAGTGTCTGAAAGAATCCTGCAGGAAGCTCATTCTTTAATTTGTTTCTTGATGTTCTATATCATACCACTAGCAATTATTTCTGTATATTATTTTCTTATTGCCAAAACGCTATACAAAAGCACATCCAACATGCCGGCAGAAGAACACAGCCATGCTCGTAAGCAGGTAGGTGATGAACTACAATTTGGGCTCTTTAAGACCATGGTGATTGACACAAGATCCCTTCGTTTTGCATCAGTGCATGCAAGAAtaggaaaaatatggaaaacattttaaaatcaaaccTGTCCCCAAATTAATCATTAATCTTAATTAACTAAGCTAATTTAGATGCGTTTGTGTTGACCTGACAGTAGTTGTCTTTTGCTTCTTAACCCCTGATTCTTAAGTTCAGCCTTTTGCCCAT encodes:
- the BRS3 gene encoding bombesin receptor subtype-3; the encoded protein is MSQAPLLAVNAMLHPFANATEHLISIANNEPVAEERWSEDAPLGSEILCAIYATYATIISVGLLGNVILIKVFFKIKSMQTVPNIFITSLAFGDLLLLLTCVPVDAACYIVDTWLFGRIGCKLLSFIQRTSVGVSVFTLTVLSADRYKAIVKPLELQRADAVLKTCFKAACVWITSMLLAVPEAVSSDLYSFHVPEKNGSFETCAPYPVSERILQEAHSLICFLMFYIIPLAIISVYYFLIAKTLYKSTSNMPAEEHSHARKQIESRKRVAKTVLVLVALFAFCWLPNHILYLYRSFTYHASIDTSAFHLVATIFSRALAFSNSCVNPFALYWLSKSFRQQFKKEVLCCKRKIPTRRSSITQINTPTRAMSVTGSEISVTLLTDYSITKEEESV